Proteins from a genomic interval of Neodiprion lecontei isolate iyNeoLeco1 chromosome 2, iyNeoLeco1.1, whole genome shotgun sequence:
- the LOC107222306 gene encoding DENN domain-containing protein 1C isoform X3: MGSRLRENVRHLFECFCEVAAPVADKDPWLLQRFPESFSEEEILKSVPKFAYPCSFENVLVQHFSFVLTSIDSKWTFGFCRHDPKTETALVILSALPWHETFYKLLNHIAVITASGKDGDLWKFLQDVYSKGVPAPGASLTIPLPDPSVVFVCQSPKQFQLPSIPENRNLTEYYSAIDSHNMMMVFASMLYERRIIFTSKRLSRLSACVQACNALIYPMIWQHIYIPVLPLALMDYLLAPMPFLIGVPAPILEEIHLRVRQSDLGEVVILDADNNTIQSPFDDLESLPQDVIINLRRALRNRAALLGDGVSRAFLRALVQLTAGYREALTLQQGERITFDEKAFVDSRPSSMQPFLRKMLELQIFQQFIEERLHMLNSGLGFSDEFEMEALNYSEKSGSKFRQQYREWSYAMRKEGSAFFRSVKDKVKEKGKDMKTAYKGLRWKGRTNRQESGMRYQQPRSAPSSPTLDRRPVAFASPSKPPAGYTATTSYRKDLRFRNTAVPDTSRKQYSPLSPSSPEETDYPVERLDIDLMNELRDVIYPNTPPVDRTLKPVRSLDSLRSAWSGRLRHGPLPSDTSIATDIYEASRTSDSFYSSTLESSSTSSNAQCTTNHKLLEPGTPLNSATFDTLLDISDTSTTNSSSNINGNDTSSPSSIRSLFNLKNSDSIPFASLGTEDQASNSSRMDNLVEKSTRDSHEFVNLTNPFVNKSISHNQSLLEHDDDQNKSGENSKTIAHIVQDSENSFHRENQSLLRISWFNNLLDANLNITDPSSQLIADDPFDTSQILNPFHPQNPLLIHPISLKPSPTSIQPLPPLNNQHYSAQAKDTPEPHDLIRLDSTNSDDEFDPLLSKSVKSNSAKQMTQSLHLPQMGEGLTNPLYPYFLPQHKAREDLDLLQEYGLDFNKFNLANGPSSAMTTSCNHTIQESSTTASFNTTTVKTQNNWTKFE, encoded by the exons ATGGGATCCAGACTGAG AGAAAATGTGCGACACCTGTTCGAGTGTTTCTGCGAAGTTGCTGCGCCTGTTGCGGACAAAGATCCCTGGCTACTTCAGAGGTTCCCTGAATCATTTTCCGAAGAAGAAATACTTAAATCTGTTCCTAAATTTGCGTACCCTTGTAGTTTCGAAAA CGTTCTTGTTCAGCACTTTTCATTTGTATTGACGAGTATCGATTCAAAATGGACGTTTGGATTTTGTCGACACGATCCCAAGACGGAAACGGCATTAGTAATTTTGAGTGCCTTGCCTTGGCACGAAACATTTTACAA ATTGTTGAATCATATTGCGGTAATAACTGCAAGCGGCAAAGATGGAGATCTTTGGAAATTCCTTCAAGATGTTTATAGCAAGGGTGTTCCTGCTCCTGGAGCTTCGCTCACCATTCCTCTTCCAGATCCTAGTGTT gtaTTTGTTTGTCAAAGCCCAAAACAATTTCAGTTGCCTAGTATACCAGAAAAT AGAAATTTGACTGAGTATTATAGCGCCATTGATTCGCACAATATGATGATGGTGTTTGCCTCCATGCTCTATGAAAGACGTATTATATTTACTTCGAAAAGGTTGTCAAGGCTGAGCGCCTGCGTTCAAGCCTGCAACGCCCTTATCTACCCGATGATTTGGCAGCACATATATATCCCTGTTTTGCCATTGGCTCTGATGGATTATTTGCTAGCTCCGATGCCTTTCCTCATCGGTGTGCCAGCGCCCATACTTGAg gAGATACATTTA aGAGTGCGTCAAAGCGATTTGGGTGAAGTAGTAATCCTTGATGCCGACAACAACACTATCCAATCCCCGTTTGACGATCTGGAGTCCTTGCCTCAAGATGTG ATAATTAATCTCAGAAGAGCACTGCGTAACAGAGCTGCGTTGCTTGGCGATGGAGTGTCAAGGGCATTTCTACGCGCATTAGTTCAATTGACGGCTGGTTACAGAGAGGCTCTAACTCTCCAGCAAGGGGAACGTATAACGTTTGATGAAAAGGCCTTCGTAGACAGTCGGCCCTCGTCGATGCAACCCTTTCTTCGTAAAATGCTGgaattacaaatatttcaacaa TTTATAGAAGAACGTTTACACATGCTCAATTCCGGTCTCGGTTTCTCTGACGAATTCGAAATGGAGGCTCTTAATTATTCGGAAAAATCTGGCAGTAAATTTCGACAGCAGTATCGTGAATGGTCGTACGCAATGCGTAAGGAGGGCTCTGCATTTTTTCGAAGCGTCAAAGATAAG GTCAAGGAGAAGGGTAAAGACATGAAAACTGCATACAAAGGCTTACGCTGGAAAG GTCGAACAAATAGACAAGAAAGCGGCATGAGATACCAACAGCCCAGGTCAGCTCCAAGCTCTCCTACGTTGGATAGAAGACCTGTTGCATTTGCGTCTCCTTCGAAACCACCTGCCGGTTACACGGCAACGACTAGCTATCGAAAAGACCTTCGTTTCCGAAATACTGCTGTACCCGACACAAG CAGGAAGCAATATTCTCCATTGAGTCCCAGTTCACCCGAGGAAACAGATTATCCAGTTGAAAGGCTAGACATAGATCTGATGAACGAACTTCGAGATGTTATATATCCTAATACTCCACCTGTCGATAGAACG TTGAAGCCAGTGCGCAGTTTAGACAGCTTGAGGTCTGCATGGAGTGGGCGCTTGCGGCACGGCCCTCTTCCCTCCGACACTTCCATTGCCACCGACATTTATGAAGCCTCCCGTACTTCAGATTCCTTCTATTCCTCCACCCTAGAATCATCCTCGACTAGTTCCAATGCTCAATGCACAACAAATCACAAACTGCTAGAACCCGGCACGCCATTGAATTCTGCAACTTTTGATACCCTGCTAGATATTTCCGATACTTCAACTACTAATAGCAGCTCTAACATTAACGGAAATGACACGTCAAGTCCGTCTTCGATCAGATCTttgttcaatttgaaaaattcggaCAGTATTCCATTCGCTTCACTTGGGACCGAAGATCAGGCGTCCAACAGTTCTAGAATGGATAATCTTGTGGAGAAATCTACTCGCGATTCTCACGAATTTGTCAATCTGACCAATCCGTTCGTTAACAAAAGCATATCTCATAATCAGAGTTTGTTGGAACATGACGATGACCAAAATAAAAGTGGAGAAAATTCAAAGACTATCGCACACATCGTGCAAGATTcggaaaattcttttcatcGTGAAAACCAATCTTTGTTACGGATTTCTTGGTTTAATAATCTATTGGATGCTAATTTGAATATTACAGATCCTAGCTCGCAATTAATTGCTGACGATCCATTTGACACAAGCCAAATACTGAACCCTTTCCACCCACAGAACCCATTGTTAATTCATCCCATCAGCCTAAAGCCGAGTCCGACCAGCATTCAACCACTCCCTCCATTAAATAATCAGCATTACTCTGCACAGGCTAAG GATACACCAGAGCCCCACGATTTAATCAGACTAGATTCAACGAATAGCGATGATGAGTTTGACCCACTTTTATCAAAGTCTGTAAAGAGTAACAGCGCCAAACAAATGACTCAGTCATTGCATCTTCCACAGATGGGAGAAGGTCTGACAAATCCTTTATATCCGTACTTTTTACCACAGCATAAAGCTAGGGAGGATCTTGATTTACTCCAGGAGTATGGTCttgattttaataaatttaatctaGCCAACGGCCCGTCTTCCGCAATGACTACATCGTGTAATCACACAATACAAGAATCTAGCACAACTGCTTCGTTCAATACAACCACTGTTAAGACACAGAATAATTGgacaaaatttgaatga
- the LOC107222306 gene encoding DENN domain-containing protein 1C isoform X4: protein MGSRLRENVRHLFECFCEVAAPVADKDPWLLQRFPESFSEEEILKSVPKFAYPCSFENVLVQHFSFVLTSIDSKWTFGFCRHDPKTETALVILSALPWHETFYKLLNHIAVITASGKDGDLWKFLQDVYSKGVPAPGASLTIPLPDPSVVFVCQSPKQFQLPSIPENRNLTEYYSAIDSHNMMMVFASMLYERRIIFTSKRLSRLSACVQACNALIYPMIWQHIYIPVLPLALMDYLLAPMPFLIGVPAPILERVRQSDLGEVVILDADNNTIQSPFDDLESLPQDVIINLRRALRNRAALLGDGVSRAFLRALVQLTAGYREALTLQQGERITFDEKAFVDSRPSSMQPFLRKMLELQIFQQFIEERLHMLNSGLGFSDEFEMEALNYSEKSGSKFRQQYREWSYAMRKEGSAFFRSVKDKVKEKGKDMKTAYKGLRWKGRTNRQESGMRYQQPRSAPSSPTLDRRPVAFASPSKPPAGYTATTSYRKDLRFRNTAVPDTSRKQYSPLSPSSPEETDYPVERLDIDLMNELRDVIYPNTPPVDRTLKPVRSLDSLRSAWSGRLRHGPLPSDTSIATDIYEASRTSDSFYSSTLESSSTSSNAQCTTNHKLLEPGTPLNSATFDTLLDISDTSTTNSSSNINGNDTSSPSSIRSLFNLKNSDSIPFASLGTEDQASNSSRMDNLVEKSTRDSHEFVNLTNPFVNKSISHNQSLLEHDDDQNKSGENSKTIAHIVQDSENSFHRENQSLLRISWFNNLLDANLNITDPSSQLIADDPFDTSQILNPFHPQNPLLIHPISLKPSPTSIQPLPPLNNQHYSAQAKDTPEPHDLIRLDSTNSDDEFDPLLSKSVKSNSAKQMTQSLHLPQMGEGLTNPLYPYFLPQHKAREDLDLLQEYGLDFNKFNLANGPSSAMTTSCNHTIQESSTTASFNTTTVKTQNNWTKFE, encoded by the exons ATGGGATCCAGACTGAG AGAAAATGTGCGACACCTGTTCGAGTGTTTCTGCGAAGTTGCTGCGCCTGTTGCGGACAAAGATCCCTGGCTACTTCAGAGGTTCCCTGAATCATTTTCCGAAGAAGAAATACTTAAATCTGTTCCTAAATTTGCGTACCCTTGTAGTTTCGAAAA CGTTCTTGTTCAGCACTTTTCATTTGTATTGACGAGTATCGATTCAAAATGGACGTTTGGATTTTGTCGACACGATCCCAAGACGGAAACGGCATTAGTAATTTTGAGTGCCTTGCCTTGGCACGAAACATTTTACAA ATTGTTGAATCATATTGCGGTAATAACTGCAAGCGGCAAAGATGGAGATCTTTGGAAATTCCTTCAAGATGTTTATAGCAAGGGTGTTCCTGCTCCTGGAGCTTCGCTCACCATTCCTCTTCCAGATCCTAGTGTT gtaTTTGTTTGTCAAAGCCCAAAACAATTTCAGTTGCCTAGTATACCAGAAAAT AGAAATTTGACTGAGTATTATAGCGCCATTGATTCGCACAATATGATGATGGTGTTTGCCTCCATGCTCTATGAAAGACGTATTATATTTACTTCGAAAAGGTTGTCAAGGCTGAGCGCCTGCGTTCAAGCCTGCAACGCCCTTATCTACCCGATGATTTGGCAGCACATATATATCCCTGTTTTGCCATTGGCTCTGATGGATTATTTGCTAGCTCCGATGCCTTTCCTCATCGGTGTGCCAGCGCCCATACTTGAg aGAGTGCGTCAAAGCGATTTGGGTGAAGTAGTAATCCTTGATGCCGACAACAACACTATCCAATCCCCGTTTGACGATCTGGAGTCCTTGCCTCAAGATGTG ATAATTAATCTCAGAAGAGCACTGCGTAACAGAGCTGCGTTGCTTGGCGATGGAGTGTCAAGGGCATTTCTACGCGCATTAGTTCAATTGACGGCTGGTTACAGAGAGGCTCTAACTCTCCAGCAAGGGGAACGTATAACGTTTGATGAAAAGGCCTTCGTAGACAGTCGGCCCTCGTCGATGCAACCCTTTCTTCGTAAAATGCTGgaattacaaatatttcaacaa TTTATAGAAGAACGTTTACACATGCTCAATTCCGGTCTCGGTTTCTCTGACGAATTCGAAATGGAGGCTCTTAATTATTCGGAAAAATCTGGCAGTAAATTTCGACAGCAGTATCGTGAATGGTCGTACGCAATGCGTAAGGAGGGCTCTGCATTTTTTCGAAGCGTCAAAGATAAG GTCAAGGAGAAGGGTAAAGACATGAAAACTGCATACAAAGGCTTACGCTGGAAAG GTCGAACAAATAGACAAGAAAGCGGCATGAGATACCAACAGCCCAGGTCAGCTCCAAGCTCTCCTACGTTGGATAGAAGACCTGTTGCATTTGCGTCTCCTTCGAAACCACCTGCCGGTTACACGGCAACGACTAGCTATCGAAAAGACCTTCGTTTCCGAAATACTGCTGTACCCGACACAAG CAGGAAGCAATATTCTCCATTGAGTCCCAGTTCACCCGAGGAAACAGATTATCCAGTTGAAAGGCTAGACATAGATCTGATGAACGAACTTCGAGATGTTATATATCCTAATACTCCACCTGTCGATAGAACG TTGAAGCCAGTGCGCAGTTTAGACAGCTTGAGGTCTGCATGGAGTGGGCGCTTGCGGCACGGCCCTCTTCCCTCCGACACTTCCATTGCCACCGACATTTATGAAGCCTCCCGTACTTCAGATTCCTTCTATTCCTCCACCCTAGAATCATCCTCGACTAGTTCCAATGCTCAATGCACAACAAATCACAAACTGCTAGAACCCGGCACGCCATTGAATTCTGCAACTTTTGATACCCTGCTAGATATTTCCGATACTTCAACTACTAATAGCAGCTCTAACATTAACGGAAATGACACGTCAAGTCCGTCTTCGATCAGATCTttgttcaatttgaaaaattcggaCAGTATTCCATTCGCTTCACTTGGGACCGAAGATCAGGCGTCCAACAGTTCTAGAATGGATAATCTTGTGGAGAAATCTACTCGCGATTCTCACGAATTTGTCAATCTGACCAATCCGTTCGTTAACAAAAGCATATCTCATAATCAGAGTTTGTTGGAACATGACGATGACCAAAATAAAAGTGGAGAAAATTCAAAGACTATCGCACACATCGTGCAAGATTcggaaaattcttttcatcGTGAAAACCAATCTTTGTTACGGATTTCTTGGTTTAATAATCTATTGGATGCTAATTTGAATATTACAGATCCTAGCTCGCAATTAATTGCTGACGATCCATTTGACACAAGCCAAATACTGAACCCTTTCCACCCACAGAACCCATTGTTAATTCATCCCATCAGCCTAAAGCCGAGTCCGACCAGCATTCAACCACTCCCTCCATTAAATAATCAGCATTACTCTGCACAGGCTAAG GATACACCAGAGCCCCACGATTTAATCAGACTAGATTCAACGAATAGCGATGATGAGTTTGACCCACTTTTATCAAAGTCTGTAAAGAGTAACAGCGCCAAACAAATGACTCAGTCATTGCATCTTCCACAGATGGGAGAAGGTCTGACAAATCCTTTATATCCGTACTTTTTACCACAGCATAAAGCTAGGGAGGATCTTGATTTACTCCAGGAGTATGGTCttgattttaataaatttaatctaGCCAACGGCCCGTCTTCCGCAATGACTACATCGTGTAATCACACAATACAAGAATCTAGCACAACTGCTTCGTTCAATACAACCACTGTTAAGACACAGAATAATTGgacaaaatttgaatga
- the LOC107222306 gene encoding DENN domain-containing protein 1A isoform X1, whose translation MGSRLRENVRHLFECFCEVAAPVADKDPWLLQRFPESFSEEEILKSVPKFAYPCSFENVLVQHFSFVLTSIDSKWTFGFCRHDPKTETALVILSALPWHETFYKLLNHIAVITASGKDGDLWKFLQDVYSKGVPAPGASLTIPLPDPSVVFVCQSPKQFQLPSIPENRNLTEYYSAIDSHNMMMVFASMLYERRIIFTSKRLSRLSACVQACNALIYPMIWQHIYIPVLPLALMDYLLAPMPFLIGVPAPILEEIHLRVRQSDLGEVVILDADNNTIQSPFDDLESLPQDVIINLRRALRNRAALLGDGVSRAFLRALVQLTAGYREALTLQQGERITFDEKAFVDSRPSSMQPFLRKMLELQIFQQFIEERLHMLNSGLGFSDEFEMEALNYSEKSGSKFRQQYREWSYAMRKEGSAFFRSVKDKANPAVKSAVKSVKEKGKDMKTAYKGLRWKGRTNRQESGMRYQQPRSAPSSPTLDRRPVAFASPSKPPAGYTATTSYRKDLRFRNTAVPDTSRKQYSPLSPSSPEETDYPVERLDIDLMNELRDVIYPNTPPVDRTLKPVRSLDSLRSAWSGRLRHGPLPSDTSIATDIYEASRTSDSFYSSTLESSSTSSNAQCTTNHKLLEPGTPLNSATFDTLLDISDTSTTNSSSNINGNDTSSPSSIRSLFNLKNSDSIPFASLGTEDQASNSSRMDNLVEKSTRDSHEFVNLTNPFVNKSISHNQSLLEHDDDQNKSGENSKTIAHIVQDSENSFHRENQSLLRISWFNNLLDANLNITDPSSQLIADDPFDTSQILNPFHPQNPLLIHPISLKPSPTSIQPLPPLNNQHYSAQAKDTPEPHDLIRLDSTNSDDEFDPLLSKSVKSNSAKQMTQSLHLPQMGEGLTNPLYPYFLPQHKAREDLDLLQEYGLDFNKFNLANGPSSAMTTSCNHTIQESSTTASFNTTTVKTQNNWTKFE comes from the exons ATGGGATCCAGACTGAG AGAAAATGTGCGACACCTGTTCGAGTGTTTCTGCGAAGTTGCTGCGCCTGTTGCGGACAAAGATCCCTGGCTACTTCAGAGGTTCCCTGAATCATTTTCCGAAGAAGAAATACTTAAATCTGTTCCTAAATTTGCGTACCCTTGTAGTTTCGAAAA CGTTCTTGTTCAGCACTTTTCATTTGTATTGACGAGTATCGATTCAAAATGGACGTTTGGATTTTGTCGACACGATCCCAAGACGGAAACGGCATTAGTAATTTTGAGTGCCTTGCCTTGGCACGAAACATTTTACAA ATTGTTGAATCATATTGCGGTAATAACTGCAAGCGGCAAAGATGGAGATCTTTGGAAATTCCTTCAAGATGTTTATAGCAAGGGTGTTCCTGCTCCTGGAGCTTCGCTCACCATTCCTCTTCCAGATCCTAGTGTT gtaTTTGTTTGTCAAAGCCCAAAACAATTTCAGTTGCCTAGTATACCAGAAAAT AGAAATTTGACTGAGTATTATAGCGCCATTGATTCGCACAATATGATGATGGTGTTTGCCTCCATGCTCTATGAAAGACGTATTATATTTACTTCGAAAAGGTTGTCAAGGCTGAGCGCCTGCGTTCAAGCCTGCAACGCCCTTATCTACCCGATGATTTGGCAGCACATATATATCCCTGTTTTGCCATTGGCTCTGATGGATTATTTGCTAGCTCCGATGCCTTTCCTCATCGGTGTGCCAGCGCCCATACTTGAg gAGATACATTTA aGAGTGCGTCAAAGCGATTTGGGTGAAGTAGTAATCCTTGATGCCGACAACAACACTATCCAATCCCCGTTTGACGATCTGGAGTCCTTGCCTCAAGATGTG ATAATTAATCTCAGAAGAGCACTGCGTAACAGAGCTGCGTTGCTTGGCGATGGAGTGTCAAGGGCATTTCTACGCGCATTAGTTCAATTGACGGCTGGTTACAGAGAGGCTCTAACTCTCCAGCAAGGGGAACGTATAACGTTTGATGAAAAGGCCTTCGTAGACAGTCGGCCCTCGTCGATGCAACCCTTTCTTCGTAAAATGCTGgaattacaaatatttcaacaa TTTATAGAAGAACGTTTACACATGCTCAATTCCGGTCTCGGTTTCTCTGACGAATTCGAAATGGAGGCTCTTAATTATTCGGAAAAATCTGGCAGTAAATTTCGACAGCAGTATCGTGAATGGTCGTACGCAATGCGTAAGGAGGGCTCTGCATTTTTTCGAAGCGTCAAAGATAAG gCCAATCCCGCAGTCAAATCAGCTGTTAAATCG GTCAAGGAGAAGGGTAAAGACATGAAAACTGCATACAAAGGCTTACGCTGGAAAG GTCGAACAAATAGACAAGAAAGCGGCATGAGATACCAACAGCCCAGGTCAGCTCCAAGCTCTCCTACGTTGGATAGAAGACCTGTTGCATTTGCGTCTCCTTCGAAACCACCTGCCGGTTACACGGCAACGACTAGCTATCGAAAAGACCTTCGTTTCCGAAATACTGCTGTACCCGACACAAG CAGGAAGCAATATTCTCCATTGAGTCCCAGTTCACCCGAGGAAACAGATTATCCAGTTGAAAGGCTAGACATAGATCTGATGAACGAACTTCGAGATGTTATATATCCTAATACTCCACCTGTCGATAGAACG TTGAAGCCAGTGCGCAGTTTAGACAGCTTGAGGTCTGCATGGAGTGGGCGCTTGCGGCACGGCCCTCTTCCCTCCGACACTTCCATTGCCACCGACATTTATGAAGCCTCCCGTACTTCAGATTCCTTCTATTCCTCCACCCTAGAATCATCCTCGACTAGTTCCAATGCTCAATGCACAACAAATCACAAACTGCTAGAACCCGGCACGCCATTGAATTCTGCAACTTTTGATACCCTGCTAGATATTTCCGATACTTCAACTACTAATAGCAGCTCTAACATTAACGGAAATGACACGTCAAGTCCGTCTTCGATCAGATCTttgttcaatttgaaaaattcggaCAGTATTCCATTCGCTTCACTTGGGACCGAAGATCAGGCGTCCAACAGTTCTAGAATGGATAATCTTGTGGAGAAATCTACTCGCGATTCTCACGAATTTGTCAATCTGACCAATCCGTTCGTTAACAAAAGCATATCTCATAATCAGAGTTTGTTGGAACATGACGATGACCAAAATAAAAGTGGAGAAAATTCAAAGACTATCGCACACATCGTGCAAGATTcggaaaattcttttcatcGTGAAAACCAATCTTTGTTACGGATTTCTTGGTTTAATAATCTATTGGATGCTAATTTGAATATTACAGATCCTAGCTCGCAATTAATTGCTGACGATCCATTTGACACAAGCCAAATACTGAACCCTTTCCACCCACAGAACCCATTGTTAATTCATCCCATCAGCCTAAAGCCGAGTCCGACCAGCATTCAACCACTCCCTCCATTAAATAATCAGCATTACTCTGCACAGGCTAAG GATACACCAGAGCCCCACGATTTAATCAGACTAGATTCAACGAATAGCGATGATGAGTTTGACCCACTTTTATCAAAGTCTGTAAAGAGTAACAGCGCCAAACAAATGACTCAGTCATTGCATCTTCCACAGATGGGAGAAGGTCTGACAAATCCTTTATATCCGTACTTTTTACCACAGCATAAAGCTAGGGAGGATCTTGATTTACTCCAGGAGTATGGTCttgattttaataaatttaatctaGCCAACGGCCCGTCTTCCGCAATGACTACATCGTGTAATCACACAATACAAGAATCTAGCACAACTGCTTCGTTCAATACAACCACTGTTAAGACACAGAATAATTGgacaaaatttgaatga
- the LOC107222306 gene encoding DENN domain-containing protein 1A isoform X5 — MGSRLRENVRHLFECFCEVAAPVADKDPWLLQRFPESFSEEEILKSVPKFAYPCSFENVLVQHFSFVLTSIDSKWTFGFCRHDPKTETALVILSALPWHETFYKLLNHIAVITASGKDGDLWKFLQDVYSKGVPAPGASLTIPLPDPSVVFVCQSPKQFQLPSIPENRNLTEYYSAIDSHNMMMVFASMLYERRIIFTSKRLSRLSACVQACNALIYPMIWQHIYIPVLPLALMDYLLAPMPFLIGVPAPILEEIHLRVRQSDLGEVVILDADNNTIQSPFDDLESLPQDVIINLRRALRNRAALLGDGVSRAFLRALVQLTAGYREALTLQQGERITFDEKAFVDSRPSSMQPFLRKMLELQIFQQFIEERLHMLNSGLGFSDEFEMEALNYSEKSGSKFRQQYREWSYAMRKEGSAFFRSVKDKANPAVKSAVKSVKEKGKDMKTAYKGLRWKGRTNRQESGMRYQQPRSAPSSPTLDRRPVAFASPSKPPAGYTATTSYRKDLRFRNTAVPDTSRKQYSPLSPSSPEETDYPVERLDIDLMNELRDVIYPNTPPVDRTDTPEPHDLIRLDSTNSDDEFDPLLSKSVKSNSAKQMTQSLHLPQMGEGLTNPLYPYFLPQHKAREDLDLLQEYGLDFNKFNLANGPSSAMTTSCNHTIQESSTTASFNTTTVKTQNNWTKFE, encoded by the exons ATGGGATCCAGACTGAG AGAAAATGTGCGACACCTGTTCGAGTGTTTCTGCGAAGTTGCTGCGCCTGTTGCGGACAAAGATCCCTGGCTACTTCAGAGGTTCCCTGAATCATTTTCCGAAGAAGAAATACTTAAATCTGTTCCTAAATTTGCGTACCCTTGTAGTTTCGAAAA CGTTCTTGTTCAGCACTTTTCATTTGTATTGACGAGTATCGATTCAAAATGGACGTTTGGATTTTGTCGACACGATCCCAAGACGGAAACGGCATTAGTAATTTTGAGTGCCTTGCCTTGGCACGAAACATTTTACAA ATTGTTGAATCATATTGCGGTAATAACTGCAAGCGGCAAAGATGGAGATCTTTGGAAATTCCTTCAAGATGTTTATAGCAAGGGTGTTCCTGCTCCTGGAGCTTCGCTCACCATTCCTCTTCCAGATCCTAGTGTT gtaTTTGTTTGTCAAAGCCCAAAACAATTTCAGTTGCCTAGTATACCAGAAAAT AGAAATTTGACTGAGTATTATAGCGCCATTGATTCGCACAATATGATGATGGTGTTTGCCTCCATGCTCTATGAAAGACGTATTATATTTACTTCGAAAAGGTTGTCAAGGCTGAGCGCCTGCGTTCAAGCCTGCAACGCCCTTATCTACCCGATGATTTGGCAGCACATATATATCCCTGTTTTGCCATTGGCTCTGATGGATTATTTGCTAGCTCCGATGCCTTTCCTCATCGGTGTGCCAGCGCCCATACTTGAg gAGATACATTTA aGAGTGCGTCAAAGCGATTTGGGTGAAGTAGTAATCCTTGATGCCGACAACAACACTATCCAATCCCCGTTTGACGATCTGGAGTCCTTGCCTCAAGATGTG ATAATTAATCTCAGAAGAGCACTGCGTAACAGAGCTGCGTTGCTTGGCGATGGAGTGTCAAGGGCATTTCTACGCGCATTAGTTCAATTGACGGCTGGTTACAGAGAGGCTCTAACTCTCCAGCAAGGGGAACGTATAACGTTTGATGAAAAGGCCTTCGTAGACAGTCGGCCCTCGTCGATGCAACCCTTTCTTCGTAAAATGCTGgaattacaaatatttcaacaa TTTATAGAAGAACGTTTACACATGCTCAATTCCGGTCTCGGTTTCTCTGACGAATTCGAAATGGAGGCTCTTAATTATTCGGAAAAATCTGGCAGTAAATTTCGACAGCAGTATCGTGAATGGTCGTACGCAATGCGTAAGGAGGGCTCTGCATTTTTTCGAAGCGTCAAAGATAAG gCCAATCCCGCAGTCAAATCAGCTGTTAAATCG GTCAAGGAGAAGGGTAAAGACATGAAAACTGCATACAAAGGCTTACGCTGGAAAG GTCGAACAAATAGACAAGAAAGCGGCATGAGATACCAACAGCCCAGGTCAGCTCCAAGCTCTCCTACGTTGGATAGAAGACCTGTTGCATTTGCGTCTCCTTCGAAACCACCTGCCGGTTACACGGCAACGACTAGCTATCGAAAAGACCTTCGTTTCCGAAATACTGCTGTACCCGACACAAG CAGGAAGCAATATTCTCCATTGAGTCCCAGTTCACCCGAGGAAACAGATTATCCAGTTGAAAGGCTAGACATAGATCTGATGAACGAACTTCGAGATGTTATATATCCTAATACTCCACCTGTCGATAGAACG GATACACCAGAGCCCCACGATTTAATCAGACTAGATTCAACGAATAGCGATGATGAGTTTGACCCACTTTTATCAAAGTCTGTAAAGAGTAACAGCGCCAAACAAATGACTCAGTCATTGCATCTTCCACAGATGGGAGAAGGTCTGACAAATCCTTTATATCCGTACTTTTTACCACAGCATAAAGCTAGGGAGGATCTTGATTTACTCCAGGAGTATGGTCttgattttaataaatttaatctaGCCAACGGCCCGTCTTCCGCAATGACTACATCGTGTAATCACACAATACAAGAATCTAGCACAACTGCTTCGTTCAATACAACCACTGTTAAGACACAGAATAATTGgacaaaatttgaatga